One region of Bosea sp. 29B genomic DNA includes:
- a CDS encoding DUF423 domain-containing protein has translation MITATRIHLTIAMLMGLSGVTLLAAGTHSGASDNVQIAGQMLLFHAPAVIATCAARRAELLADWPARLAISLLILGVALFSADLAMRGFHGERLFLGAAPAGGFMMLGGWLGLALAALFSKRA, from the coding sequence ATGATCACCGCGACCCGCATCCACCTCACCATCGCCATGCTGATGGGACTGTCAGGCGTGACGCTGCTCGCAGCTGGCACGCATTCCGGCGCCTCCGACAACGTCCAGATCGCCGGGCAGATGCTGCTCTTCCACGCGCCCGCGGTGATCGCAACCTGCGCCGCGCGCCGCGCCGAATTGCTCGCCGACTGGCCGGCACGGCTCGCGATCTCGCTGCTGATCCTCGGCGTCGCGCTGTTTTCGGCCGACCTCGCCATGCGCGGCTTCCATGGTGAGCGGCTCTTCCTCGGCGCTGCGCCCGCCGGCGGCTTCATGATGCTCGGCGGCTGGCTCGGGCTCGCCCTTGCAGCTCTGTTCTCCAAGCGCGCCTGA
- the argB gene encoding acetylglutamate kinase yields MNAPHNLTPSQAAELLVQALPHMQRYDQEVIVIKYGGNAMGDAATAEDFAEDVVLLEQSGLKPVVCHGGGPQIARMLDKLGIKSEFKQGLRVTDAATVDVVEMVLAGSVNKEIVGYISREGGKAIGLCGKDGNMVLARKATRTIVDPDSKIEQVLDLGFVGEPETVDTTVLKAILKEELIPVLAPVCAAADGQTYNVNADTFAGAIAGALGAKRLLLLTDVPGVLDKDKNLIPELTIEQCRRLIADGTISGGMIPKIETCIYALEKGVEAVVILDGKVPHAALIELFTDTGSGTIIRK; encoded by the coding sequence ATGAACGCCCCTCACAATCTCACGCCCTCGCAAGCCGCCGAACTGCTCGTCCAGGCGCTGCCGCACATGCAGCGCTACGACCAGGAGGTGATCGTCATCAAGTATGGCGGCAACGCCATGGGCGACGCCGCCACCGCCGAGGATTTCGCCGAGGACGTGGTGCTGCTCGAGCAGTCCGGCCTGAAGCCGGTGGTCTGCCATGGCGGCGGCCCGCAGATCGCCCGCATGCTCGACAAGCTCGGCATCAAGTCCGAGTTCAAGCAGGGCCTGCGCGTCACCGACGCCGCCACCGTCGACGTGGTCGAGATGGTCCTGGCCGGCTCGGTCAACAAGGAGATCGTCGGCTACATCTCGCGCGAGGGCGGCAAGGCGATCGGCCTCTGCGGCAAGGACGGCAACATGGTGCTCGCCCGGAAGGCGACCCGCACCATCGTCGACCCCGATTCGAAGATCGAGCAGGTGCTCGACCTCGGCTTCGTCGGCGAGCCCGAGACGGTCGACACCACCGTGCTCAAGGCGATCCTCAAGGAAGAGCTGATCCCGGTGCTGGCGCCGGTCTGCGCCGCCGCCGACGGCCAGACCTACAACGTCAACGCCGACACCTTCGCCGGCGCGATCGCCGGGGCGCTCGGCGCCAAGCGCCTGCTGCTGCTCACCGACGTGCCGGGCGTGCTCGACAAGGACAAGAATCTGATCCCGGAGCTCACCATCGAGCAATGCCGGCGCCTGATCGCCGACGGCACCATCTCCGGCGGCATGATCCCGAAGATCGAGACCTGCATCTACGCGCTGGAAAAGGGCGTCGAGGCTGTGGTCATTCTCGACGGCAAGGTTCCGCATGCCGCGCTGATCGAGCTCTTCACCGATACCGGCTCGGGCACGATCATCCGGAAGTGA